The sequence below is a genomic window from candidate division WOR-3 bacterium.
ATTATATATGTAGATGCGCTTATAACGGAATGGCAGGAGTAAGCTTTTCAGGGAGAGCATTTGTAAAAAATAAAGCTGTTTTTTACTTCAATTCAATAGATAAATTAGATATCATCCATGAACGATTTAAATACGTAATAGTAGAAAATCAATCTTTTGAAAAATTAATACCTCAATTCGACGACCCTCATACCCTCTTTTATCTAGACCCACCCTATATTCATGAAAAACGCCACTCTAGTAAATATTATCAATATGAAATGAAAAATGAACAACATAAACAACTCGTATCTATTCTACTAAACACTAAGGGTATGTGCATCCTCTCAGGATATATGCACGAAATATATCAACCCCTACTCGATAACAATTGGAAGAAGATTGAAATAAATGCAGTGGCCTATTCAAAATGTGTACCAAGACAAGAACAGCAAATGCAAAAACGCTCAATAATTCTTAATGAAGTTGTCTTTTTAAACCCTCAATGTATCAATGCTTTAAAGCAATCTAATATTCTCTCTAATTAATTCCCACCTCTTATTTCCCTCAATTCTAATTATACCCCGCCCACTCTGTCTCTCATCAGAAAAACTCTTTACACATCTGCTAAATATGTAAAAGATTATCATCCCCCCTAAATATAAAAATTTTCTCTGCGGGGGAATACAGAAGCATAAAAAAATTCTCTGTAGGGGTAGTTCAAAGACGCGCGTCAGCGCGTATCCCCCCGTAGGGGGGGGTATACGTAGAGCTTTCTACGTATACCGCTTTGCGGTCGAGAAACCTGTTCGGATAATCGGCGGCGGCCAGGATAGTCGGACGGCCGGATTTGTCGGCGGCCGCGGTGGCCGCGGTTCGGCCGTAGGGTTCCGCAACGATAAGGAGCATCATATGGAACTCAAGGAACCTGTCAAAGTTAAGTTCTTCAGTTCTCCAGATGCAAAACTGAAAAAGTTTTGCGCCGTAGTCGGGTGCCGTAGTACGGCGCCGGATGAGGTCGCGCGCGCGTTGTTATCAGAGTGTTACGCGTCGGGCGACATGGACGCGGCGCGTCCAGGTTCGCGGTTCTCCGTGATACCTTTCAGTTATTACGCGTCGGCCGTCGCGGGCGTAATATTTGAGTGTATCGCTGAGCTCGGCGGCGGACTTGTTGCGTGCGCCGGCGTTGTCGCGTTGGACGTGAAAAAGCTCGATGAGCTTCGTTCGAAAAAGTCCGTCCAGTCGTTCGACTAATACAGTTGCGGCCGTTCTGTTCAACGTACGCGGCCGGCGCGTCCGGCGCCGGCCGCGTCAACAATTTGGAGGACACAACATGTCTAAGCGTGAGATAATGGATTTGGCCGCGCAATGTGCGGCCGACGCGTCAAGCTTGGTTGTTGGCTTGAAGTTCGGTGTCGACATGCGACATGGTGTAGTGTATTGGTCTTCGCGCGTGGGTGATTATGTCACGCTGTACGCGCGTGGCGGGCGCGAGGTTGAGTTGGCCGACATGATTCGGTCACGGTTTGGTGTTGAACCTATACTGTAGGAGGATATCGTATGCGTGTTTTCAAGTTTAAACTTGTGCCGTCGGCCTTTGCATTTAAGGACGGGTGGTTTCTGGTTCACATTCCGTCCGACACGGACGCGGGCGGCGCGTCGGTTATGTTTGACGGCGGCCGCGTTACTGTTAACTTTTCGCGCGGCGGCGCCTATAGTGGCGCCGGCGGTGTGGATTACGGCGAGGGTGTGTTGGCCGTATGGATTCAGTTACGGCCGGCCGCTGCTAAACGTCTTCTAAGTGAATTGGTCGAAAACTACACGGAGGCCGTCTTAGAATGTGTATTCTAATTGTGGCCGCGTCGGACGCGACATCCGGCGCGTCGGCCGTGTCGGCCGTGTCGGCCGTGTCGGCCGCGTCGGACGCGTCGGCCGCGTCGGACGCGACATCCGGCGCGTCGGCCGTGTCGGCCGCGTCGGACGCGTCGGCCGTGTCGGCCGCGTCGGACGCGTCGGCCGTGTCGGCCGCGTCGGACGCGTCGGCCGTGTCGGCCGCGTCGGACGCGACAGCCGGCGCGTCGGCCGTGTCGGCCGCGTCGGGCGCGTCGGCCGTGTCGGCCGCGTCGGGCGCGTCGGCCGTGTCGGCCGCGTCGGACGCGACATCCGGCGCGTCGGCCGTGTCGGCCGTGTCGGCCGCGTCGGACGCGACATCCGGCGCGTCGGCCGTGTCGGCCGCGTCGGACGCGACAGCCGGCGCGTCGGCCGTGTCGGCCGTGTCGGCCGCGTCGGGCGCGTCGGCCGTGTCGGCCGTGTCGGCCGCGTCGGACGCGTCGGCCGTGTCGGCCGTGTCGGCCGCGTCGGCCGCGTCGGACGCGACATCCGGCGCG
It includes:
- a CDS encoding DNA adenine methylase; this encodes MKFIKSVIPYIGGKYYMLKHLLPLLPPHNVYVEVFGGAANLLINKPPSHIEVYNDINSDLVTLWRVVRDKEKLEELKRLLYLTPYSREEFNYLKYQNTETLSDVEKAYRFYYICRCAYNGMAGVSFSGRAFVKNKAVFYFNSIDKLDIIHERFKYVIVENQSFEKLIPQFDDPHTLFYLDPPYIHEKRHSSKYYQYEMKNEQHKQLVSILLNTKGMCILSGYMHEIYQPLLDNNWKKIEINAVAYSKCVPRQEQQMQKRSIILNEVVFLNPQCINALKQSNILSN